The Uruburuella testudinis genome window below encodes:
- the coaE gene encoding dephospho-CoA kinase (Dephospho-CoA kinase (CoaE) performs the final step in coenzyme A biosynthesis.) — protein sequence MAVWIGLTGGIGSGKSKAAAEFARLGVPLIDADAISRSLTADGGAALPAVRAAFGGALFDDTGRLKRAELRNLVFRRPEARAALEALMFPLIIDAIRVQQQHYTHARYGVIDMPLLVERPPFAALVSRILVIDVAEQTQIERVQQRSGLSADEIKRIMASQAGRLERLRAADDVVGNEGTEQALAQKIQRLHAYYQAVFPVYAE from the coding sequence ATGGCAGTTTGGATTGGTTTGACCGGCGGTATCGGCAGTGGAAAATCAAAAGCCGCTGCCGAATTTGCACGCCTGGGGGTGCCGCTGATTGATGCGGATGCCATCAGCCGCAGCCTGACCGCTGACGGCGGCGCGGCATTGCCGGCGGTGCGTGCCGCGTTTGGTGGGGCTTTATTTGATGATACAGGCCGTCTGAAACGTGCCGAATTACGAAATCTTGTGTTCAGACGGCCTGAAGCCAGAGCGGCGCTTGAAGCCTTGATGTTTCCGCTGATTATTGATGCCATACGGGTGCAGCAGCAACACTATACGCATGCGCGCTATGGTGTTATCGATATGCCGCTGCTGGTGGAGCGGCCGCCGTTTGCCGCATTGGTGTCACGCATATTGGTGATTGATGTGGCTGAGCAAACGCAAATTGAGCGGGTGCAGCAGCGCAGCGGTTTATCGGCAGACGAAATTAAACGTATAATGGCAAGTCAGGCCGGTCGGCTTGAGCGTTTGCGCGCCGCCGATGATGTGGTCGGCAATGAGGGCACAGAGCAGGCGCTGGCGCAAAAAATACAGCGGCTGCATGCTTATTACCAAGCCGTTTTCCCCGTTTATGCAGAGTAA
- the zapD gene encoding cell division protein ZapD, with protein MIRFEHPLSERVRSFLRIEHLFSRFNTESVCAQSPWAHHLALFTLFEIMECAGRAEVKLDILQELERQKQLLAGSLAPDAQEADKIKHKLQAVAENLQGVQQKFGQHLRENEWLMAIKQRMQVPGGTSPFDMTSYYYWQQLPHERRLADLQKWIGMLTPTYNAVSVLLGILRSNTRAVECVAQKGNYQHNSLAQNIHMLTIELDMAQQALPEVSANKYFTHIRFLSVSQESARGKQLEEDVPFKLIMCSFDPVVA; from the coding sequence ATGATCCGTTTCGAACACCCGTTGTCTGAGCGCGTACGCAGTTTTCTGCGCATCGAGCACCTGTTTAGCCGTTTCAACACCGAAAGCGTATGTGCACAAAGCCCATGGGCGCACCATCTGGCCTTATTTACCCTGTTTGAAATCATGGAGTGTGCAGGGCGTGCCGAAGTGAAGCTGGATATCTTGCAAGAGCTGGAGCGGCAAAAACAGCTGTTGGCCGGCAGCTTGGCGCCGGATGCGCAAGAGGCCGATAAAATCAAGCACAAGCTGCAAGCCGTGGCAGAAAATCTGCAAGGTGTGCAGCAGAAATTCGGTCAACATCTGCGTGAAAACGAATGGCTGATGGCCATCAAGCAGCGCATGCAGGTGCCCGGCGGCACCAGCCCGTTTGACATGACATCTTACTATTATTGGCAGCAGCTGCCGCATGAGCGCCGCTTGGCCGATTTGCAAAAGTGGATCGGTATGCTGACCCCCACGTATAACGCCGTGTCGGTGCTGCTGGGTATTCTGCGCAGCAATACCCGCGCCGTGGAATGTGTGGCGCAAAAAGGCAATTACCAGCACAACAGCCTGGCGCAGAATATCCATATGCTGACCATTGAGCTTGATATGGCGCAACAGGCGCTGCCTGAAGTGTCGGCCAATAAATATTTCACCCATATCCGTTTTTTGAGTGTTTCACAAGAAAGTGCACGCGGTAAACAGCTGGAGGAGGATGTGCCGTTCAAGCTGATTATGTGCAGTTTTGATCCTGTGGTAGCGTAA
- the yacG gene encoding DNA gyrase inhibitor YacG, with translation MSQEIPVVKCPTCGEKVAWLPENKYRPFCSERCKLIDLGAWANEDYTMPAEEDEPLSDEVLRH, from the coding sequence ATGAGTCAAGAAATTCCTGTGGTCAAATGCCCCACCTGCGGCGAAAAAGTGGCCTGGCTGCCTGAAAACAAATATCGCCCGTTTTGCAGCGAGCGGTGTAAGTTGATTGATTTAGGCGCATGGGCGAATGAAGATTACACCATGCCGGCCGAAGAAGACGAACCGTTGTCGGATGAGGTGTTGCGGCATTAA
- a CDS encoding valine--tRNA ligase, whose protein sequence is MLNKYNPAEIEAKHYQAWEAAGHFQPHMDLSKPSFSIQLPPPNVTGTLHMGHAFNQTIMDGLTRYYRMKGCNTAWIPGTDHAGIATQIVVERQLAEQGVSRHDLGRAGFLEKVWQWKNISGGTITEQMRRMGCSADWTREYFTMDDTRAEVVTEVFVRLFEQGLIYRGKRLVNWDPVLGTAVSDLEVESVEEQGNMWHIRYPLADNPADAVIVATTRPETLLGDVAVAVNPEDERYAHLIGKQLVLPLTGRTIPVIADEYVEKDFGTGCVKITPAHDFNDYEVGKRHDTRLINVFDLEAKVLAEAEVFNFKGEAQTGFALPAAYAGLDRFAARKQMLTDLEAQGLLAEVKPHTLMTPKGDRTGSVIEPMLTSQWFVAMSATPNGGEPQSEFKGMSLAQKAKHAVDSGAVKFIPENWVNTYNQWMNNIQDWCISRQLWWGHQIPAWYDENGKVYVARSQAEAEKLSDGLKLTRDEDVLDTWFSSALVPFSTLGWPSETDELKAFLPSNVLVTGYEIIFFWVARMIMMTTHFTGKVPFKDVYIHGMVRDHEGKKMSKSEGNVIDPVDLIDGIDLEQLLIKRTTGLRRPEKAPQVKKATEKLFPEGIPVFGTDALRFTMASYASLGRSINFDFKRAEGYRNFCNKLWNATNFVLMNVEEHDCGQDETQPLAYTFVDQWMIGRLQQTEAAVAEAFDTYRFDLAAQTLYEFVWNEYCDWYIELAKVQLQTGCPTTQRTTRRTLVRVLEVILRLLHPIMPFITEELWQTVAPLANAKHTDSIMLAAWPLPDNDKIVPAAFDKMAALQDLIGSVRNLRGEMGLAPSVKAPLFVEGGSNLADLLKYLPMMARLTEANLVDHLPEADDAPVAVCQNARLMLKVEIDKAAENARLSKEAEKLQKALDKLNAKLSKPGYTDKAPAHLVEKDRAELADLESKMVKVQSQLAKLKV, encoded by the coding sequence ATGCTAAACAAATACAACCCCGCAGAAATCGAAGCCAAACATTACCAAGCTTGGGAGGCCGCCGGCCATTTTCAGCCGCACATGGATTTATCCAAACCATCATTCTCCATCCAACTGCCGCCGCCCAACGTTACCGGCACGCTGCACATGGGCCATGCCTTCAACCAAACCATCATGGACGGCCTCACCCGCTATTACCGCATGAAAGGCTGCAACACCGCCTGGATTCCCGGCACCGACCATGCCGGCATCGCCACCCAAATTGTGGTAGAGCGCCAGCTGGCCGAACAAGGCGTGTCGCGGCATGACTTAGGTCGCGCAGGTTTTTTAGAAAAAGTGTGGCAGTGGAAAAACATTTCCGGCGGCACCATTACCGAACAGATGCGCCGCATGGGCTGTTCGGCCGACTGGACGCGCGAATATTTCACCATGGACGACACCCGCGCCGAAGTGGTTACCGAAGTATTTGTGCGCCTGTTTGAGCAAGGCCTGATTTACCGCGGCAAACGCTTGGTCAACTGGGATCCCGTGCTCGGCACCGCCGTTTCCGACCTCGAAGTGGAAAGCGTGGAAGAACAAGGTAATATGTGGCACATCCGCTATCCGCTGGCCGACAACCCCGCAGATGCCGTGATTGTGGCCACCACCCGCCCTGAAACCCTGCTTGGCGACGTGGCCGTGGCAGTGAACCCCGAAGACGAACGTTATGCCCATTTAATCGGCAAACAACTGGTATTACCGCTCACCGGCCGCACCATCCCCGTGATTGCCGACGAATATGTGGAAAAAGATTTCGGCACCGGTTGCGTGAAAATCACCCCCGCGCATGATTTTAACGACTACGAAGTCGGCAAACGCCACGATACCCGCCTGATTAACGTGTTTGACCTCGAAGCCAAAGTATTGGCCGAAGCCGAAGTGTTCAACTTCAAAGGCGAAGCGCAAACAGGCTTCGCCCTGCCCGCCGCCTATGCCGGCCTTGACCGTTTCGCTGCCCGCAAGCAGATGCTGACTGATTTGGAAGCGCAAGGCTTGTTGGCCGAAGTCAAACCGCACACGCTGATGACGCCCAAAGGCGACCGCACCGGCTCGGTGATTGAGCCGATGCTCACCAGCCAATGGTTTGTCGCCATGAGCGCCACACCGAACGGCGGCGAGCCACAGAGCGAATTCAAAGGCATGAGCCTGGCACAAAAAGCCAAACACGCGGTAGACAGCGGCGCGGTAAAATTTATCCCCGAAAACTGGGTCAACACCTACAACCAATGGATGAACAATATCCAAGATTGGTGTATTTCGCGCCAATTGTGGTGGGGTCACCAAATCCCCGCTTGGTATGATGAAAACGGCAAAGTTTATGTTGCCCGCAGCCAAGCAGAAGCCGAAAAGCTTTCAGACGGCCTCAAACTCACCCGTGATGAAGACGTGCTCGACACTTGGTTTTCATCTGCCCTGGTGCCTTTCTCAACCTTGGGCTGGCCGTCTGAAACCGATGAATTGAAAGCGTTTTTGCCCAGCAATGTTTTGGTTACCGGCTACGAAATCATCTTTTTCTGGGTCGCGCGTATGATTATGATGACCACCCACTTCACAGGCAAAGTGCCGTTTAAAGATGTGTATATCCACGGCATGGTGCGCGATCACGAAGGCAAAAAAATGTCCAAATCAGAGGGCAACGTGATTGACCCCGTAGATCTGATCGACGGCATCGATTTGGAACAGCTACTGATCAAACGCACCACCGGCCTGCGTCGCCCCGAAAAAGCGCCGCAAGTAAAAAAAGCCACCGAAAAGCTGTTTCCCGAAGGCATTCCCGTGTTCGGCACCGACGCGCTGCGCTTCACCATGGCCAGCTATGCCAGCCTGGGCCGCAGCATCAACTTCGATTTCAAGCGCGCCGAAGGCTACCGCAATTTCTGCAACAAATTATGGAACGCCACCAACTTCGTCTTGATGAACGTAGAAGAGCACGATTGCGGCCAAGACGAAACCCAGCCGCTGGCCTACACCTTTGTCGACCAATGGATGATCGGCCGCTTGCAGCAAACCGAAGCCGCCGTGGCCGAAGCCTTCGACACCTACCGCTTCGACTTGGCCGCGCAAACGCTGTATGAATTTGTGTGGAACGAATATTGCGACTGGTATATCGAGCTGGCCAAAGTGCAACTGCAAACCGGCTGTCCCACCACCCAACGCACCACCCGCCGCACCCTCGTGCGCGTGCTGGAAGTGATTTTGCGCCTGCTGCACCCGATTATGCCGTTTATCACCGAAGAGCTGTGGCAAACCGTGGCGCCGCTGGCCAACGCCAAACACACCGACAGCATTATGCTGGCTGCCTGGCCGCTGCCTGATAACGACAAAATCGTTCCCGCCGCATTCGACAAAATGGCCGCCCTGCAAGACTTAATCGGCTCCGTGCGCAACCTGCGCGGCGAAATGGGCTTAGCGCCGAGCGTGAAAGCCCCGCTGTTTGTCGAAGGCGGCAGCAATTTGGCCGATCTGCTGAAATATCTGCCGATGATGGCGCGCCTGACCGAAGCCAATTTGGTGGATCACCTGCCAGAAGCCGACGACGCACCCGTAGCCGTGTGCCAAAACGCCCGCCTGATGCTGAAAGTAGAAATCGACAAGGCCGCCGAAAACGCGCGTTTGTCGAAAGAAGCCGAAAAACTGCAAAAAGCGCTCGACAAACTCAATGCCAAACTCAGCAAACCCGGCTACACCGACAAAGCCCCCGCGCATCTGGTTGAAAAAGACCGCGCCGAACTGGCCGACTTGGAAAGCAAAATGGTTAAAGTGCAATCACAATTGGCGAAATTGAAAGTGTAG
- a CDS encoding helix-turn-helix domain-containing protein, translating to MKSFEQIENIRDIRKKLGMNQMDFWSRIGVTQSGGSRYESGRNMPKPVRELLRLVHIEKIDLAKVNRDDLAIAALLKQREPELYAALKKEAKAESKNGK from the coding sequence ATGAAATCATTTGAGCAAATCGAAAACATACGTGATATCCGCAAAAAGCTCGGCATGAACCAAATGGATTTTTGGAGCCGTATCGGTGTTACCCAATCAGGCGGCTCACGCTACGAATCAGGGCGCAACATGCCCAAACCCGTACGTGAACTGCTGCGCTTGGTGCACATCGAAAAAATCGATCTGGCGAAAGTCAACCGCGATGACTTAGCCATCGCCGCGCTGCTCAAGCAACGCGAACCTGAGCTTTACGCCGCGTTGAAAAAAGAAGCCAAAGCGGAATCTAAAAACGGCAAATAA
- the map gene encoding type I methionyl aminopeptidase: protein MAVIIKTPEEIEKMRELGRLAAEALDYIGQFVKPGVTTNELDKLIYDYHVNVQGGYPAPLNYGNPPYPKSCCTSVNHVICHGIPDDKPLKNGDIVNIDVTIKKDGFHGDSSRMFAVGTISPQARRLIDVTHESMMAGIAAVKPGATLGDIGYACQQVAENAGYSVVQEFCGHGIGRGFHEEPQVLHYGHKGKGLVLKPGMIFTIEPMVNQGKRHLRILADGWTVVTKDRSLSAQWEHEVLVTENGHEILTVSPAGGQP from the coding sequence ATGGCCGTTATCATCAAAACCCCCGAAGAAATCGAAAAAATGCGCGAACTTGGTCGCCTGGCCGCCGAAGCGCTCGACTATATCGGACAATTCGTCAAACCCGGCGTGACCACCAACGAATTAGACAAACTCATCTACGATTACCATGTCAACGTGCAGGGCGGCTATCCCGCGCCGCTCAACTACGGCAACCCGCCCTACCCAAAATCATGCTGCACCTCGGTAAACCACGTCATCTGTCATGGCATTCCCGACGACAAGCCGCTGAAAAACGGCGACATTGTGAATATCGACGTTACCATCAAAAAAGACGGCTTCCACGGTGATTCCAGCCGCATGTTTGCCGTCGGCACCATCAGCCCGCAGGCCCGGCGCCTGATTGATGTGACCCACGAGAGCATGATGGCAGGCATTGCCGCCGTCAAACCCGGCGCCACATTGGGCGATATCGGCTATGCCTGCCAACAGGTTGCCGAAAACGCCGGCTATTCGGTTGTGCAGGAATTTTGCGGCCACGGCATCGGCCGCGGCTTTCACGAAGAGCCGCAAGTGTTGCATTATGGACACAAAGGAAAAGGTTTGGTGTTAAAGCCCGGAATGATTTTCACAATCGAACCCATGGTTAATCAAGGTAAACGCCATTTGCGTATTTTAGCAGACGGCTGGACTGTGGTAACGAAAGACCGCTCACTCTCCGCACAATGGGAGCATGAAGTGCTGGTTACTGAAAACGGGCATGAAATCTTGACTGTAAGCCCTGCCGGCGGCCAACCTTAA
- a CDS encoding YheT family hydrolase — MSTASPPPYRLPPLNSPRWLVGGNLQTLYAKSLQAPPPPYRRELLPDSTGQTLVAYDFLDSTNPEAPLVVLFHGLEGSSHSHYAVALMNAVAARGWHGVVAHFRGCGGVPNTAPVYYHSGDSREIDFMLRTLAARYPTIYAAGVSLGGNALAKYLGEQGRHAIPLAAAAVSAPIDLTAAGTRFDKGRTRLLYTRYFFNTLLPKARTFNFHTEALAHCKTLSDFDNVFTAPLHGFKDAADYYRRASCKPFLPGVEKPLLLLNAVNDPFLPPEALPSQQEVSRHVTLLQPANGGHVGFVSGKGRGHLNWLPQTLLAYFEQALV, encoded by the coding sequence ATGAGCACCGCATCCCCACCACCCTACCGACTGCCCCCGCTCAACAGCCCGCGCTGGCTGGTGGGCGGCAATCTGCAAACCCTCTACGCCAAAAGTTTGCAAGCCCCGCCGCCGCCTTACCGGCGCGAACTGCTGCCCGACAGCACCGGCCAAACCTTGGTAGCTTATGATTTTCTCGACAGCACCAACCCCGAAGCCCCGCTGGTGGTATTGTTTCACGGTTTGGAAGGCAGCAGCCACAGCCATTACGCCGTAGCGCTGATGAATGCGGTGGCTGCACGCGGTTGGCACGGCGTGGTGGCGCATTTCCGCGGCTGCGGCGGAGTGCCCAACACCGCGCCGGTGTATTATCACTCCGGCGACAGCCGTGAAATCGATTTTATGCTGCGCACGCTGGCCGCACGCTACCCCACTATCTACGCAGCCGGCGTATCGCTCGGCGGCAATGCCTTGGCGAAATATTTAGGCGAACAAGGCCGCCATGCCATTCCCCTCGCCGCCGCCGCAGTGTCGGCGCCCATCGACCTGACCGCTGCCGGCACCCGCTTCGACAAAGGCCGCACCCGTCTGCTTTACACCCGCTATTTTTTCAACACGCTGCTGCCCAAAGCACGCACATTCAATTTCCACACCGAGGCACTGGCGCACTGCAAAACCCTCAGTGATTTCGACAATGTTTTTACCGCACCGCTGCACGGTTTCAAAGACGCTGCCGACTACTACCGCCGCGCTTCCTGCAAACCGTTTCTACCCGGCGTAGAAAAACCGCTGCTGCTGCTCAATGCCGTCAACGATCCGTTTCTGCCGCCCGAGGCATTGCCGTCGCAGCAAGAAGTATCGCGCCACGTTACCCTGCTGCAACCGGCCAACGGCGGCCATGTCGGCTTTGTGAGCGGCAAAGGCCGAGGCCATCTGAACTGGCTGCCGCAAACGCTGCTGGCTTATTTCGAGCAAGCGCTTGTATAA
- a CDS encoding phosphatase PAP2 family protein, with protein MDFFAAMPAALTRYLPSFKRLAVLFFGIVLPLLLAGEIAEEILERERFAFEQPLMMWVHEHMGQAMMPVAVVLHHVGKTSVAATLAVLFAVYHYFRNHRSWAVFILLGAALPTAIMFVAKLFFNRARPELWPRIIEETNASFPSGHSTFAAALATVWVLVYWHTPHRGLLIAAAVLFAFFMGFSRIVLGVHYPTDVLVGWITGTSTVLGLHIVMYRRLPRQS; from the coding sequence ATGGATTTTTTTGCCGCCATGCCCGCCGCCCTTACCCGCTACCTGCCTTCTTTCAAGCGCCTTGCCGTATTGTTTTTCGGCATCGTGCTGCCCTTATTACTCGCCGGCGAAATTGCCGAAGAAATTCTGGAACGCGAACGCTTTGCTTTCGAACAACCGTTGATGATGTGGGTGCACGAGCACATGGGGCAGGCGATGATGCCTGTTGCGGTTGTGCTGCACCATGTCGGCAAAACCAGCGTAGCCGCCACATTGGCAGTGTTGTTTGCCGTTTATCATTATTTCCGCAACCACCGCAGCTGGGCGGTGTTTATTCTGCTCGGCGCCGCCTTGCCCACCGCCATCATGTTTGTGGCCAAACTGTTTTTCAATCGCGCCCGCCCGGAATTGTGGCCGCGCATCATCGAAGAAACCAATGCTTCTTTTCCCAGCGGCCACAGCACCTTTGCTGCCGCATTGGCTACTGTATGGGTGTTGGTTTATTGGCACACGCCGCACCGCGGCCTGCTGATTGCCGCCGCTGTTTTATTTGCTTTTTTTATGGGTTTTTCCCGCATCGTGTTGGGCGTGCACTACCCCACCGATGTGCTGGTCGGCTGGATTACCGGCACCAGCACCGTACTCGGCCTGCATATTGTTATGTACCGCCGTCTGCCGCGCCAATCATAA
- the yjgA gene encoding ribosome biogenesis factor YjgA translates to MSDKQPEWVSKTQIKKQMNDLQSLGVQLTRLSADTLKKIGLPEDLLDALLMHKKITSNSALKRQTQYIGRLMRDVDPAPIEAYLAKLRGDNAAHNAMLQRIEQTRERLLAGDDALTAFIADYPNADVAKLRTLVRNTRKEQELNKPPKNFRALFQEIKLVMAGDSEAVQANDYDADEN, encoded by the coding sequence ATGAGCGACAAGCAACCAGAGTGGGTAAGCAAAACCCAAATCAAAAAGCAGATGAATGATTTGCAAAGCTTGGGCGTGCAGCTGACCCGTCTTTCTGCCGACACGCTGAAAAAAATCGGCCTGCCGGAAGACTTGCTCGATGCCTTGCTGATGCACAAAAAAATCACCTCCAACAGCGCCCTCAAACGCCAAACCCAATATATCGGCCGCCTGATGCGCGATGTGGATCCGGCGCCGATTGAGGCTTATCTGGCCAAACTGCGGGGCGACAACGCGGCACACAACGCCATGCTGCAACGCATCGAGCAAACCCGCGAACGGCTGCTGGCCGGTGATGATGCACTCACTGCTTTTATCGCCGACTACCCCAATGCCGATGTAGCCAAACTGCGTACGCTGGTGCGCAACACCCGCAAAGAGCAGGAGCTGAACAAACCGCCGAAAAATTTTCGGGCGCTGTTTCAGGAAATCAAATTGGTGATGGCCGGCGACAGTGAAGCGGTGCAAGCCAATGATTATGATGCCGATGAAAATTGA
- the pmbA gene encoding metalloprotease PmbA, with amino-acid sequence MFNHNENELIDLCGQALALAKQHGATAAEADLSESLGQSVNVRLGDIEQIEYQQDKSLDITVYVGQRKGRASTADFSAKALQDTVRAAIDIARYTAEDDCAGLADAALMAAEFGDTDSYHEWSLPTEAAVALAQQCEQAALDFDRRIENSEGAGVQTGHYQYVYGNSHGFMHHAQGSRHSISCSVVAADKQGMQRDYWYDLARSRDDLDSPETIGRTAAERTVSRLGGRSLPTGNYPVLFDATVAGGLIGHLVGGLSGGALYRQSSFLTDSIGTQILPDFLHLREEPHIPRALGSTWFDAEGVATRPRFVIENGVVQGYFLSSYSARKLGMQTTANAGGAHNLHLNHTCADRADLLKQMGSGLLITELMGQGVNMLTGDYSRGAAGFWVENGTIAYPVQEITIAGRLQDMYRNITGVADDALKRSAHKVGSVLVGEMTVAGV; translated from the coding sequence ATGTTTAATCATAATGAAAACGAACTGATTGATTTATGCGGGCAGGCGCTCGCCTTGGCCAAACAACACGGTGCCACCGCTGCCGAAGCCGATTTGAGCGAATCGCTGGGGCAAAGCGTGAATGTGCGCTTGGGCGACATCGAGCAAATCGAATACCAGCAAGACAAATCACTCGACATCACCGTGTATGTCGGGCAGCGTAAAGGCCGAGCCAGCACCGCTGATTTTTCTGCCAAAGCGCTGCAAGACACCGTGCGCGCCGCCATCGATATCGCCCGATATACCGCCGAAGATGATTGCGCCGGGTTGGCCGATGCGGCTCTGATGGCGGCCGAATTCGGCGATACCGACAGCTATCACGAATGGAGTCTGCCTACCGAAGCCGCCGTAGCGCTGGCACAGCAATGCGAACAGGCCGCACTGGATTTTGACCGGCGCATTGAAAATTCAGAAGGTGCCGGCGTGCAAACCGGGCACTATCAATACGTATATGGTAACAGCCACGGCTTTATGCACCACGCACAAGGCAGCCGCCACAGCATATCATGCAGCGTGGTGGCCGCCGACAAGCAAGGCATGCAGCGCGATTATTGGTATGACCTCGCCCGCAGCCGCGATGATTTGGACAGCCCCGAAACCATCGGCCGCACCGCCGCAGAACGCACCGTCAGCCGCCTCGGCGGCCGCAGTCTGCCCACCGGCAATTACCCGGTATTGTTTGATGCCACCGTGGCCGGCGGGTTAATCGGCCATTTGGTCGGCGGCCTCAGTGGCGGCGCCCTTTACCGCCAAAGCAGCTTTCTGACCGACAGCATCGGCACACAAATCTTGCCCGATTTTCTGCATCTGCGTGAAGAACCGCATATTCCCCGCGCACTCGGCAGCACTTGGTTTGATGCCGAAGGTGTAGCCACCCGCCCGCGTTTCGTGATTGAAAACGGTGTTGTACAAGGCTATTTTCTCAGCAGCTATAGTGCCCGCAAGCTCGGTATGCAAACCACCGCCAATGCAGGCGGCGCGCACAACCTGCACCTCAACCATACCTGCGCCGACCGGGCAGACTTATTGAAACAAATGGGTAGCGGCCTGTTGATTACCGAATTAATGGGGCAGGGGGTCAATATGCTGACCGGCGACTACTCACGCGGTGCCGCCGGCTTTTGGGTGGAAAACGGCACCATTGCCTACCCCGTGCAAGAAATCACCATTGCCGGCCGTTTGCAAGACATGTATCGCAACATCACCGGCGTGGCCGACGATGCGCTGAAACGGTCTGCGCACAAAGTCGGCTCAGTGTTGGTTGGCGAAATGACCGTAGCTGGAGTATAA
- the porB gene encoding trimeric porin PorB codes for MKKTLIALTLAALPVAASADVILYGQIKAGVEVSQVKIGDDKSKTATEIADFGSRIGFKGHEHLGNNLNAIWQVENNVNVAGGGSWAGRESFIGLEGGFGKIRAGKLETQLKNMDAIDPWEYSNNALGLGVFTRTGERVTSVRYDTPVWAGFSGNVQYTPRDNANPTDKYTHEDPSRDAYYAGLNYENAGWFAQYGFGFKNNNYVSGTNGETKDGYAHQLQAGYDANNLFVALGAQYTSGWDTLGSYADALSNGAYGYVPAGTVVDGDVTPWSADDNGIKTIEAAATAAYRFGNITPRISYAHGFKPKMAGEKLDLEYNQVVIGADYDFSKRTSALVSAGWLKAGKGDSKVQNTAGMVGLRHKF; via the coding sequence ATGAAAAAAACTCTGATTGCTTTGACCCTGGCGGCTCTGCCGGTTGCAGCTTCTGCTGACGTAATCCTGTACGGCCAAATCAAAGCCGGTGTAGAGGTTTCTCAAGTTAAAATTGGTGATGATAAATCTAAAACTGCTACCGAGATCGCTGACTTCGGTTCACGCATCGGTTTCAAAGGCCACGAGCATCTGGGTAATAACCTGAACGCTATTTGGCAAGTTGAAAACAATGTAAATGTTGCTGGCGGCGGTTCTTGGGCCGGTCGTGAGTCATTCATCGGTTTGGAAGGCGGTTTCGGTAAAATCCGTGCCGGTAAACTGGAAACCCAACTGAAAAACATGGATGCGATTGATCCGTGGGAATACAGCAACAACGCGCTGGGCTTGGGCGTATTTACCCGTACCGGTGAGCGTGTAACTTCAGTTCGTTACGACACCCCGGTTTGGGCTGGCTTCAGCGGTAACGTTCAATACACCCCGCGTGACAACGCTAATCCTACTGATAAATACACTCACGAAGATCCGTCACGTGATGCTTACTACGCTGGTTTGAACTATGAAAATGCCGGCTGGTTTGCTCAATACGGTTTCGGTTTCAAAAACAACAACTATGTATCTGGTACCAACGGCGAAACCAAAGATGGTTACGCTCACCAATTGCAAGCCGGTTATGATGCCAACAACTTGTTTGTAGCCTTGGGTGCTCAATACACTAGCGGTTGGGATACTTTAGGTTCTTACGCCGATGCATTGTCTAACGGTGCTTATGGCTACGTACCTGCAGGTACTGTTGTAGATGGTGACGTCACTCCTTGGAGTGCTGATGATAACGGTATCAAAACCATTGAAGCTGCTGCTACTGCCGCTTACCGTTTTGGTAACATCACTCCGCGTATCTCTTACGCTCACGGCTTCAAACCGAAAATGGCTGGCGAAAAACTTGACCTTGAATACAACCAAGTTGTCATCGGTGCTGACTACGACTTCTCTAAACGTACCAGCGCTCTGGTTTCAGCCGGTTGGTTGAAAGCCGGTAAAGGCGACAGCAAAGTGCAAAACACTGCCGGTATGGTTGGTCTGCGTCACAAATTCTAA